A window of the Fusarium poae strain DAOMC 252244 chromosome 3, whole genome shotgun sequence genome harbors these coding sequences:
- a CDS encoding hypothetical protein (BUSCO:1774at5125), translated as MASELPKATDLATMQNDSDTSSSSTESPAPATSSTTTKDTLVQPDQSTTQGTPSQHDHESPEQGGASNAWLSQEDEDDGGNDWLASDDVVPEQTQQEETPSEAIPEEAVAKQADTEKEDVEQADTEQVETAATEAEQVDTEAVSKPKAPVSQHSSSRSFARTVSHEISFGDDDEGEWTLSRTDTDPFKFMPPSDRTNSFPPVPPAHSTAEVDEQQPLPSNQAMDVLEETEREADEEEELYRQEETSQGLDAPRRGHSSSISIGGDLKSPEGQDSDERYEEGIPLIPQPAQENNEVPVAQENKAASDPFEEEGDEDADFFSQVQNSEPVSEEQHAPALERKSTMQVLDSMNAGPVPKKSTLEGTPEEEEEEEDSDSDDSEEKGKEEEAAPAEATAAEPMLAASDPAPVKQEDIASKWEQAFAGDEDEDDFLLDDNAEEEKQVDPAAFFGSDDEGFLEDEEPAVDPVPAPAPAPFPTSRQASGSNPYMPQAPAIHPAPSPYAPVSQVPGVVAPPIPAYNAPAPGMTPFGAAPQYGQPAPPRPDMSKAQSFADKSKGGYHSPYDLPTDLVTNLVKPRKRASMQQLSQTEQLHPPVQPPPRSASVGMPAPPTKLTPPSSSHGLPAQQTGPPKPAAPGAQHKENFFEELPMTSRPRPSSRTSQRAASPARNPPPVRASHVPSPLAPPPSEPSIQAPAIPGAGLVAPERVSPYAALTTPANHMPQPPSTSASRYSPAPGTSHTAPPAPVNSRYSPAPPPIKTHGSYGAVANSGPGPMLPHQPRTSSPLTHSETAHFEPRLSRVSSLPPTREVDEEDDQQTQTRSVSAALSPPPRESRYNPESPELSRQTPPPPSYAGQLTLSPPKQAGPYAPIAASTAHPGFVPPPRAQTQSPSASFGHKQAQGSSDSTRRPSSAHSHSYPSPAAAKPAPSPYAPVAPTAPTAGVSTVRTRGQSITMNMIAPTDGRENDELQRWKGVPIISWGVGGTIVTSFPKSVPRYGMGQAVPMIVRTPGEVKVQSVKDLEPLHEHVAKFPGPLRGKSKKKETISWLNAGIELLEKDLPDVSFHSQLSLEAKRAVERLLLWKIMRVFVENDGILEGNPTVDAAVRDVLSPGETSQAAGDDALFPATSNFAAGIASVTSMQADGVDVSTMDQVRHHLLRGDRDKAVWALVDKRLWGHAMLISHTVEGDLYKRVAQEFVRKEVNYPGHANESMAALYKILSGNFEDCVDELVPVHARAGLQLVSTDAGSGPSKDTLDGLDKWRETLSLVLSNRSTDDIQGLNALGNLLSSYGRAEAAHICFIFGRHSSIFGGLDDPNANFVLIGADHRQQSDQFAKETEALQLSEVYEYGLSLAGGALGLAGTPHLAAYKLEHAMTLAEYGHRDKAMQYCDAILTAMSAQTKRSPYHHHILETAVEDFMSRLKSAPKEESGSWISKPSMNKVSDSMWNRFNKFVAGDDTEENAGGAGDAGPFTRPSGEFSRSPSVSNFDIYGQQSPGFGMTPAQTLASAAPSKYAPATMTPTSNLNPYSPTSQYTPGRSSMEQTPAGYGQNPYEPAYPGAASANQGDSYVPSVPQPESNAAGLGGSGLAPAAQITQGYSPAGYQPYGMPASTPMSGDEKPADSSAQGFQPLSYGYEPPQMSFNPPEQASEEDKNESSGGYEPPSFQPYGYEPPSYEPQSTAEDDGEAHPPKLKSIMDDDDDDFPSMKPAEKLKSDKDRENEEMFRKAAEEDAKRAAAQQSSKKGWGFGGWFGGSKKAALEPSSSGESSPGKPIRAKLGEASSFVYDPDLKRWVNKKPGAENTPAKTATPPPPKAGPRSVSGTPPPPAGTPPPPLVSSNSAPPPLMPPKLRAGTPELTKQASTESLGLAPPVMTRSVSNTSNASAPPSRPTTSMSNASSIDDLLSVAPRKAGEKKKPRKGRYVDVMAK; from the exons ATGGCTTCTGAATTGCCAAAAGCGACAGATCTGGCCACGATGCAAAACGATTCCGATACTAGCAGTAGCTCCACCGAGTCTCCCGCGCCTGCGAcgtcatcaacaacaacaaaagaCACGCTCGTGCAACCTGACCAGTCCACAACCCAAGGCACCCCGTCGCAACATGACCACGAATCGCCAGAGCAAGGTGGTGCTTCTAACGCTTGGCTCTCTCAGgaggacgaagatgatggcgGCAATGACTGGCTAGCTTCCGACGATGTAGTCCCCGAACAGACGCAACAAGAGGAGACCCCCAGCGAGGCTATTCCTGAGGAAGCGGTTGCTAAGCAAGCAGACACTGAGAAAGAAGACGTCGAGCAAGCAGATACCGAACAAGTAGAGACCGCGGCAACGGAAGCCGAGCAAGTAGACACTGAAGCTGTTTCAAAACCCAAAGCACCGGTATCTCAGCATTCAAGCTCAAGGTCGTTTGCTCGTACAGTGTCCCACGAAATCAGCTTtggcgacgatgacgaggGTGAATGGACACTGAGTCGCACCGATACTGACCCCTTCAAATTCATGCCTCCTAGCGATCGAACCAACTCTTTCCCCCCAGTCCCACCCGCTCATTCGACCGCAGAGGTGGATGAACAACAGCCTCTTCCCTCTAACCAGGCTATGGATGTGCTGGAAGAGACAGAGAGGGaagcagatgaagaagaggaactaTATCGGCAAGAGGAAACTTCTCAGGGACTAGATGCACCGAGAAGAGGTCACTCTTCGTCTATTTCTATTGGCGGAGACTTGAAGAGCCCGGAAGGCCAGGATTCTGATGAAAGATATGAAGAAGGGATCCCATTAATTCCACAACCCGCTCAAGAAAACAACGAGGTGCCCGTTGCACAAGAAAACAAGGCTGCAAGCGACCcttttgaagaagaaggcgacGAAGATGCTGATTTTTTCAGCCAGGTTCAGAACTCTGAACCTGTATCTGAGGAGCAGCATGCCCCGGCCCTGGAACGAAAGTCCACGATGCAAGTACTGGATTCGATGAACGCAGGCCCTGTTCCAAAGAAGTCGACGCTTGAAGGgacccctgaagaggaagaagaagaagaagactcaGACTCAGATGACAGTGAAGAGAAGGgcaaggaggaagaagcagCACCAGCTGAGGCAACAGCTGCCGAACCAATGCTTGCTGCTTCTGATCCGGCCCCTGTCAAACAGGAAGATATCGCTTCCAAATGGGAACAAGCATTCGCtggtgatgaggatgaggatgatttTCTGCTCGACGACAACGCCGAAGAGGAGAAACAAGTTGACCCTGCTGCATTCTTTGGAAGCGATGATGAGGGTTTCCTAGAAGACGAAGAGCCAGCTGTGGACCCAGTGCCTGCGCCTGCGCCTGCACCTTTTCCTACATCGCGTCAAGCCTCTGGTTCGAATCCATACATGCCACAAGCACCGGCCATTCACCCAGCACCATCACCTTATGCTCCTGTTAGCCAGGTTCCTGGAGTAGTTGCTCCCCCAATTCCTGCGTACAACGCTCCGGCGCCCGGCATGACTCCTTTCGGAGCCGCTCCTCAATATGGCCAGCCAGCTCCACCACGTCCAGATATGTCTAAAGCACAAAGCTTCGCTGACAAGTCAAAAGGTGGGTATCACTCACCATACGATCTACCGACTGATCTTGTCACGAATTTGGTGAAGCCTCGCAAGAGGGCAAGCATGCAGCAACTCTCTCAAACAGAACAGCTTCATCCCCCGGTCCAACCGCCGCCTAGAAGCGCGAGCGTTGGTATGCCGGCTCCTCCTACTAAACTCACGCCTCCCTCTTCTAGCCATGGGCTGCCTGCTCAGCAAACAGGACCCCCGAAGCCTGCGGCTCCCGGTGCTCAGCACAAGGAGAACTTCTTCGAGGAACTGCCCATGACTTCTAGGCCGCGACCAAGCTCACGAACAAGCCAGAGGGCTGCTTCTCCTGCTAGAAACCCGCCACCAGTCCGCGCATCTCATGTACCTTCACCACTGGCCCCTCCTCCTAGCGAGCCTTCGATACAGGCACCTGCTATTCCGGGAGCTGGTCTCGTTGCGCCTGAAAGGGTCAGCCCATATGCTGCTCTGACTACTCCTGCCAACCACATGCCACAACCTCCATCGACTAGCGCCTCTCGATACTCTCCTGCTCCTGGCACAAGTCATACCGCGCCACCAGCTCCTGTCAATAGCCGCTATTCACCAGCTCCTCCACCTATCAAAACCCATGGATCCTATGGAGCCGTTGCAAATTCTGGTCCTGGACCAATGTTGCCGCACCAGCCTAGAACATCAAGCCCCTTGACCCATTCTGAAACTGCTCACTTTGAGCCCCGATTGAGTCGAGTTTCGTCTCTCCCTCCCACTCGAGAGGTggacgaagaagatgatCAACAGACCCAAACAAGGTCTGTGAGCGCTGCTCTTTCTCCCCCCCCTCGAGAGTCCAGATATAACCCAGAATCTCCTGAGCTCTCTCGTCAGACACCGCCCCCTCCCAGCTATGCTGGACAGTTGACTCTGTCACCACCTAAGCAAGCGGGCCCATATGCGCCTATTGCTGCGTCAACGGCTCACCCTGGCTTCGTGCCTCCTCCTCGAGCTCAAACCCAATCGCCGAGTGCCTCCTTCGGACATAAGCAAGCCCAAGGATCTTCAGACTCAACGCGCCGCCCTTCGTCTGCCCACTCCCACTCTTATCCTTCTCCGGCAGCCGCAAAGCCAGCGCCTTCACCTTATGCCCCCGTAGCCCCCACGGCTCCTACCGCTGGTGTCTCAACTGTTCGAACTCGTGGGCAGTCTATCACTATGAATATGATTGCGCCCACCGATGGTCGGGAGAACGATGAACTTCAACGATGGAAAGGTGTACCTATCATCTCGTGGGGTGTTGGTGGCACTATTGTAACATCATTCCCCAAGAGTGTTCCCCGATATGGCATGGGCCAGGCTGTTCCCATGATTGTGCGCACACCTGGAGAAGTAAAAGTTCAGAGTGTTAAGGACCTTGAACCCCTTCACGAGCACGTGGCTAAATTCCCCGGACCCTTACGGGGcaagtccaagaagaaggaaacaATTTCATGGCTTAATGCTGGAATCGAGTTGCTGGAAAAGGATTTGCCCGACGTTTCATTCCACTCTCAGCTTTCCCTCGAGGCAAAAAGAGCTGTCGAACGCTTACTGCTCTGGAAAATAATGCGCGTTTTCGTTGAAAACGATGGCATCCTAGAGGGCAATCCTACTGTCGATGCAGCTGTCAGAGATGTTCTCTCTCCCGGAGAGACCTCGCAGGCTGCGGGCGATGATGCGCTCTTCCCCGCTACCAGTAACTTTGCTGCAGGCATTGCCTCTGTTACCTCGATGCAGGCTGATGGCGTCGACGTGTCCACTATGGATCAGGTTCGACATCATCTGTTGAGAGGTGACCGAGACAAGGCTGTGTGGGCCCTCGTTGATAAGAGACTCTGGGGACACGCCATGTTGATATCACACACTGTTGAGGGAGACCTTTACAAACGCGTGGCCCAAGAATTCGTCCGAAAAGAAGTCAACTATCCTGGCCACGCCAACGAGTCCATGGCTGCCCTCTACAAGATCCTCTCTGGTAACTTTGAGGACTGCGTTGACGAACTTGTTCCTGTGCATGCACGGGCTGGCCTCCAACTCGTGTCTACAGATGCAGGTTCTGGACCCTCCAAGGACACACTAGACGGATTAGATAAATGGCGCGAGACACTTTCGCTTGTGTTGAGTAATCGAAGTACCGACGATATTCAGGGACTAAATGCCCTTGGAAATCTTCTGTCTAGCTATGGACGAGCTGAAGCTGCCCACATCTGCTTCATCTTTGGTCGCCACTCCTCAATCTTCGGCGGACTGGATGACCCCAACGCCAATTTCGTGCTCATTGGGGCTGATCATCGACAACAGTCTGACCAGTTTGCCAAAGAGACAGAGGCTCTCCAGCTAAGTGAAGTCTACGAATATGGCTTGTCTCTTGCTGGCGGAGCCCTCGGCTTGGCAGGAACACCTCATTTGGCCGCTTACAAGCTCGAGCATGCTATGACTCTTGCCGAATATGGCCACCGAGACAAGGCTATGCAGTACTGCGATGCTATTCTGACAGCTATGTCCGCCCAGACTAAGCGATCCCCTTACCATCACCATATCCTTGAGACTGCGGTTGAAGACTTCATGTCAAGGCTGAAGTCAGCACCAAAGGAAGAGAGCGGCTCGTGGATCTCGAAGCCAAGCATGAACAAGGTCTCGGACAGCATGTGGAATAGATTCAACAAATTTGTTGCTGGGGATGATACCGAGGAAAACGCCGGAGGTGCTGGAGATGCTGGACCGTTTACACGTCCCTCAGGAGAGTTCAGCCGATCACCTTCAGTGTCAAACTTTGATATCTATGGTCAGCAGTCCCCTGGTTTCGGAATGACGCCTGCCCAGACGCTCGCAAGCGCTGCGCCATCAAAATATGCACCGGCCACCATGACACCTACTTCTAACCTGAACCCCTACTCTCCTACTTCTCAGTATACACCTGGACGAAGCTCGATGGAACAAACCCCTGCAGGTTATGGACAAAATCCATATGAACCCGCCTATCCCGGTGCTGCTTCGGCGAACCAAGGGGACAGTTACGTACCATCGGTTCCTCAGCCTGAATCGAACGCCGCTGGGCTTGGTGGCTCAGGCCTTGCTCCCGCTGCACAAATTACACAGGGTTACTCTCCTGCTGGATACCAGCCATATGGAATGCCAGCCTCGACACCAATGAGTGGCGACGAGAAGCCCGCAGACTCTTCTGCACAAGGCTTCCAACCTCTCAGTTACGGCTACGAGCCTCCTCAAATGTCTTTTAATCCCCCTGAGCAGGCAAGCGAGGAGGACAAAAACGAGAGTAGTGGGGGCTACGAGCCCCCTTCTTTCCAACCTTATGGATACGAACCACCATCTTATGAGCCTCAGTCTACTGCAGAAGATGACGGCGAAGCGCACCCGCCCAAGTTGAAGAGTATcatggatgatgacgatgacgacttTCCTTCGATGAAACCTGCTGAGAAGTTAAAATCGGACAAGGACCGAGAAAACGAGGAAATGTTCCGCAAGGCTGCCGAAGAGGACG CAAAGCGTGCAGCTGCCCAGCAGTCGTCCAAGAAGGGATGGGGCTTCGGCGGATGGTTCGGAGGAAGCAAGAAGGCTGCTCTCGAGCCGTCCTCATCTGGTGAATCTTCACCAGGCAAGCCCATTCGTGCCAAATTGGGTGAGGCCAGCAGCTTTGTCTATGACCCTGATCTCAAACGATGGGTTAACAAGAAGCCTGGCGCTGAAAACACACCGGCCAAGACTGCTacacctcctcctcccaagGCAGGTCCTCGCTCTGTATCTGGAACTCCTCCCCCGCCTGCAGGCACTCCGCCTCCACCTTTGGTCTCGAGCAACAGCGCACCGCCGCCACTCATGCCTCCAAAGTTGCGCGCTGGCACACCTGAGTTGACGAAGCAAGCGTCTACAGAAAGCCTCGGTTTGGCACCGCCTGTTATGACTCGATCAGTTTCCAACACCAGTAATGCCAGCGCGCCGCCTAGTCGGCCAACTACAAGCATGAGCAATGCTAGCAGTATCGATGATCTGCTTAGTGTGGCACCTCGTAAGGCCGGCGAGAAAAAGAAGCCCCGAAAAGGTCGCTATGTCGATGTTATGGCTAAATAA
- a CDS encoding hypothetical protein (TransMembrane:12 (i67-94o114-138i190-208o214-235i293-318o330-350i715-739o759-786i830-856o862-880i944-965o977-998i)): protein MTSSINEKENEKVVGSSQPTSTPEDVVINTESGDAPTPGEEGEIEGSWSDYKRILTYAGPTEYLMQAIALVAAIGSGAGIALQNLIFGQFITIITDFTSGVSEPSKFRKDVEDLALYFVYLGIGRFVLSYVWNVFLTYSSYRIVRNIRKEYLRAALRQEIAYYDFGTGGSVATQATSNGRLIQTGIAEKLGLFFQGIAAFLTAFIVAFVVQWKLTLICLCIAPATIIVMTVVATMEAVHEMKILEIHGQANSLAEGILASVRTVHAFEMRARLVDKFDKHLEDAHTVGKKISILFGLMFSADYTIIYLGFGLAFWQGVRMLASGEITDSGVIFTVLLSVVIAAVQLTQLTPYTIDFSRAMSGAAQLFALIDRESAIDPLSKTGETPSETIGHIELENISFAYPTRPGITVLDSFSLDIPAGKVTALVGQSGSGKSTIVGLIERWYNPESGTIKLDGRPIDQLNLNWLRRNVRLVQQEPVLFEGSVFDNIKHGLVGTEWENASTDEQTRLIEDAAKMAFAHNFIMELPDGYNTQIGQRGGLLSGGQKQRVAIARSVVSRPKVLLLDEATSALDPHAESVVQKALDKASEGRTTIVIAHKLATIRKADNIVVMSKGSIIEQGSHESLIAQDGAYAKLVKIQSLAVDNESAHSTTEEEESVPEVEKEDLNMTKTVTQYETHVQERLEAGKEHGNYDNHKQLGIFHVIYRLIRESPEVAWSYFFVLAGCLGAVAAFPGQAILLAHVVDVFTLTGDRMRDRGDFYASMFIVLAAGLLVSYFVLGYATNTVAQFLSHKLRKQSLQDMLRQDLQFFDREENSTGALASRIDSNPQSILELMGFNVALILIAILNLAACSLMAIIHSWKLGLVVVCAGLPPLVSAGYFKIRLDAKLDRDTSKRYSTSASVASEAITAIRTVSSLAIEESVLDKYVNELNGAVSGSKNDLFKIMIFFALTQSIEYWFQALGFWYGCRLLSQGDVSMYNFLVAFLGVFYSGQASGQLFQFSTSITKGVNAANYIFWLNQLQPNVQETSENRDKGPKSGGPIVLDNVRFSYPLRPHAPVLRGIDLDIKPGQFVALVGASGCGKSTMIAMLERFYDPSSGTISIDNSALPNLNPRLYRRIVGLVQQEPTLFQGTIRENIALGVDDPETEKNDPATSVSNDRIEAALRAANAWDFVSSLPEGIDTQAGSNGAQLSGGQRQRIAIARALIRNPKVLLLDEATSALDTESEKIVQGALAEAAKEGDRITIAVAHRLSTVKDADKICVFLGGKITEAGTHQELLAQGGLYRKMCEAQALDS from the exons ATGACTTCAAGCATCAACGAGAAGGAGAACGAAAAGGTTGTCGGTAGCAGCCAACCTACCTCAACTCCCGAGGATgttgtcatcaacactgAAAGTGGCGATGCTCCCACTCCAGGCGAAGAAGGAGAAATCGAGGGTTCTTGGAGTGATTACAAG CGCATTCTTACATATGCCGGGCCTACAGAGTACCTAATGCAAGCCAtcgctcttgtcgctgccATAGGTTCAGGTGCTGGTATTGCTCTCCAGAATCTCATTTTTGGACAattcatcaccatcatcacagaCTTCACTTCTGGGGTATCCGAGCCCAGCAAGTTTCGTAAAGATGTTGAAGATCTAGC ACTGTACTTTGTATACCTCGGCATTGGCCGATTCGTTCTCTCTTACGTCTGGAACGTCTTCCTCACTTACTCTTCTTACCGCATTGTACGCAACATCCGAAAGGAGTACCTCCGCGCCGCTCTTCGTCAGGAAATTGCCTACTATGACTTTGGTACTGGTGGTTCCGTCGCCACTCAGGCTACTTCTAATGGTCGCTTGATCCAGACTGGTATCGCCGAGAAGCTTGGTCTTTTCTTTCAGGGTATTGCCGCTTTCCTCACTGCCTTCATCGTCGCCTTTGTTGTGCAGTGGAAGCTCACTCTCATCTGCTTGTGTATCGCCCCGGCCACCATCATTGTCATGACTGTCGTGGCCACCATGGAGGCTGTTCACGAGATGAAGATCCTCGAGATACATGGCCAGGCCAACTCTCTTGCAGAGGGCATTCTGGCTAGTGTCCGAACTGTTCATGCCTTTGAGATGCGTGCTAGGCTCGTTGACAAGTTCGACAAGCACCTCGAGGACGCTCACACTGTCGGAAAAAAGATCTCGATTCTCTTTGGTCTCATGTTCTCTGCCGACTATACCATCATTTACCTTGGCTTCGGTCTAGCTTTTTGGCAAGGTGTCCGTATGCTCGCAAGTGGTGAGATCACTGACTCTGGTGTCATTTTCACGGTTCTTCTTTCTGTCGTCATCGCAGCTGTTCAACTGACCCAGCTCACCCCTTACACCATTGACTTTAGTCGTGCCATGTCTGGAGCAGCCCAACTCTTTGCTCTCATCGACCGCGAATCAGCTATCGACCCTCTTTCCAAGACTGGCGAGACCCCGTCCGAGACTATTGGGCACATAGAGTTGGAAAATATCTCTTTTGCCTACCCCACAAGGCCAGGAATCACTGTGCTCGACAGCTTCTCCCTTGACATTCCTGCTGGTAAGGTCACCGCTCTAGTAGGCCAGTCTGGATCCGGAAAGAGTACCATTGTTGGCCTTATTGAGCGCTGGTACAACCCCGAGTCTGGCACTATCAAACTCGACGGTCGTCCTATCGACCAGCTGAACTTGAACTGGCTGCGTCGAAATGTTCGCCTGGTCCAGCAAGAACCAGTCCTGTTCGAAGGATCCGTATTTGACAACATCAAGCACGGTCTGGTTGGAACCGAGTGGGAGAATGCATCAACCGACGAACAGACGAGACTGATCGAAGATGCTGCTAAAATGGCTTTTGCTCACAACTTCATCATGGAGCTCCCTGATGGTTATAACACACAGATCGGACAGCGGGGTGGCCTCCTCTCAGGTGGTCAAAAGCAACGAGTCGCCATTGCTCGTAGTGTTGTGTCTCGGCCCAAGGTTCTCCTTTTGGATGAAGCTACAAGTGCTCTTGATCCTCACGCAGAGAGTGTCGTTCAAAAGGCTCTCGACAAAGCATCTGAAGGTCGTACCACCATCGTCATCGCCCACAAGCTCGCCACCATTCGCAAGGCCGACAACATCGTTGTCATGTCCAAGGGCTCCATCATTGAACAGGGCTCACACGAATCTCTGATCGCCCAAGATGGCGCTTATGCAAAACTTGTCAAGATCCAGAGTCTTGCAGTGGATAATGAGTCAGCGCACTCGACAaccgaggaagaggagtCTGTCCCTGAAGTGGAAAAGGAAGACCTTAACATGACCAAGACTGTCACTCAATATGAAACTCACGTCCAGGAACGCCTCGAGGCCGGCAAGGAACACGGCAACTATGACAACCACAAACAGCTGGGCATCTTCCATGTCATCTATCGACTCATTCGAGAAAGCCCTGAGGTCGCATGGTCGTACTTCTTTGTTCTCGCGGGATGCCTGGGAGCTGTCGCGGCATTCCCTGGACAAGCAATTCTTCTTGCTCACGTCGTGGATGTGTTCACTCTTACCGGCGATAGAATGAGGGACCGTGGAGACTTTTATGCTAGCATGTTCATCGTCCTTGCTGCCGGTCTTCTCGTGTCATATTTTGTTCTTGGTTATGCCACCAACACTGTCGCTCAGTTTCTTAGCCACAAGCTTCGCAAGCAGAGTCTGCAGGACATGCTTCGACAGGACCTCCAGTTTTTCGATCGTGAGGAAAACAGCACTGGTGCCCTGGCCAGTCGCATTGATTCCAACCCTCAGTCTATTCTGGAATTGATGGGCTTCAATGTTGCCCTCATTCTCATCGCCATTCTCAACTTGGCTGCTTGCAGTCTCATGGCTATCATCCACAGCTGGAAGCTAGGTTTGGTAGTTGTCTGTGCCGGTCTACCTCCTTTGGTCAGCGCAGGCTACTTCAAGATTCGCCTTGATGCCAAGCTTGACCGGGACACTTCCAAGAGATATTCTACCAGCGCTTCGGTCGCATCTGAGGCCATCACCGCCATACGAACTGTTTCATCTTTGGCTATTGAAGAGTCTGTTCTAGATAAGTACGTCAATGAGCTAAACGGGGCTGTCTCTGGCTCAAAGAACGATCTTTTCAAGATCATGATCTTCTTTGCCCTTACTCAATCAATTGAATACTGGTTTCAGGCTCTTGGCTTTTGGTACGGCTGCCGTCTTCTGTCACAGGGCGATGTCTCTATGTACAACTTCCTCGTTGCTTTCCTTGGCGTTTTCTACTCAGGCCAGGCCAGTGGTCAGCTTTTCCAGTTCTCGACTAGTATCACCAAGGGAGTCAACGCTGCCAACTACATCTTCTGGCTTAATCAACTTCAACCTAATGTTCAAGAAACTTCTGAGAACCGCGACAAGGGGCCCAAGTCAGGAGGCCCCATCGTGTTGGACAACGTTCGCTTTTCGTACCCGCTGCGACCTCACGCTCCCGTTCTCCGTGGCATTGATCTAGATATCAAGCCTGGGCAATTTGTGGCCTTAGTGGGCGCTTCAGGCTGCGGAAAGTCGACCATGATTGCCATGCTCGAGCGATTCTATGATCCATCAAGCGGCACAATCAGCATCGACAACTCTGCTCTTCCCAACCTCAATCCTCGGCTCTATCGTCGCATCGTTGGTCTCGTTCAGCAGGAGCCAACTCTTTTCCAGGGCACAATACGAGAAAACATTGCTCTGGGTGTTGATGACCCTGAGACTGAAAAGAATGACCCAGCCACGTCGGTTTCTAATGACCGAATCGAAGCAGCTCTTCGCGCTGCAAATGCCTGGGATTTCGTCTCGTCTTTGCCTGAAGGTATTGATACACAAGCTGGCTCAAACGGTGCTCAATTATCTGGAGGTCAAAGACAGCGAATCGCCATCGCGCGAGCCCTTATCCGCAACCCCaaagttcttcttcttgatgaagCTACCAGTGCTCTTGACACCGAGAGTGAGAAGATTGTGCAGGGTGCCCTTGCGGAAGCAGCAAAGGAAGGCGATCGTATCACAATTGCTGTTGCTCATCGTTTGAGCACAGTCAAGGACGCCGATAAGATTTGCGTGTTCCTTGGTGGTAAGATCACGGAAGCAGGAACCCATCAAGAGCTACTCGCACAAGGTGGATTGTACCGTAAAATGTGTGAAGCACAAGCTCTGGATAGTTAG